AGATGCGAACCTTCGCCGAGGCGGGCGTGCCGGGGTCGGGCAGCGAAGAATAGAGAGGAGCAGCCTCCCCCGGCGCCGGAACGTGAGGGGCCGCGCCCCGCCGGGGAGGCTGGTGCCGGAGAATGGCGCGCATGAGTGACCGGGAATTGAATTTTGCGCGGGAGATTCTGGGCAGCCGCAGTTACCGGGACGTGCCGGACGACGAGGTGCTGTGCGAGGCCGAGCGGTTGCTGGGTGACTGGATGAGCGGCGAGGCGCGCATGGAACGCCCGAAACTGTATGACCATTACGCGCTGCTGTTGCTGTCGCTGACGCGGCAGGTGCGGGCGCTGGAGTCGCGCGTGAGCGAACTGGAAGCCGCGCGGGGGCCGCAGTGACCGTGCGGGTGAAGGTGTGCGGCACGACCAGCGTGCGCGACGCGGTCCTGAGTGCGCAGGCGGGCGCGGACGCGCTGGGGTTCATCTTCGCGCCGGTCAGTAAGCGGCTGGTGTCCCCGCAGGTGGCGCGCGAGGCGGGCCTGAACGTGGGGCCGGTCGTGGCGCGCGTGGGTGTCTTTCTGGGGCAGGGGCTGGACGAGGTGCTGCGCACGGCGGAGGCGGCGCGTGTCAGTGCCGTGCAGCTTCACGGTCCGCTGCCGGGTCTTTACGTGAGGCAGGTCGCCGCGTATTATCCCGTTCTGCGTGTCGTGCGCCCCGCCGATCTGGCGGCCGAGGCCGACATGTGGAGGGACGAGCCCGGCGTGACCCTGATGCTGGACGCCCCGGAACCGGGCGGCGGCGTGCCGCTGGACTGGGCGGCGCTGCGGGACGTGTTTCCGCGTGGGGCGTGGCTGGCGGGTGGTCTGGGCTCGGCGAACGTGGCGGCGGCCATGCAGGCGCTGAATCCGGCCGGGGTGGACGCGGTCAGTCGGCTGGAGGCCAGCCCTGGCGTGAAGGATCCGGCGCTGGTTCAGGAGTTCGTGCGGGCCGCGCGGCCCTCATAAACCAGAGTTATCCACAGTGAAACGGGCGCCTGTGGATAACTTGCGGCCACCGCCGATTCCGCCTGTACAACACGGCATTCTGCGCGTCAGACAGACAAAATGGGGGCCGGGTCCGGCGGGTCCCCACCCGTTATCCACAGGCTTTCC
The DNA window shown above is from Deinococcus sp. LM3 and carries:
- a CDS encoding phosphoribosylanthranilate isomerase codes for the protein MTVRVKVCGTTSVRDAVLSAQAGADALGFIFAPVSKRLVSPQVAREAGLNVGPVVARVGVFLGQGLDEVLRTAEAARVSAVQLHGPLPGLYVRQVAAYYPVLRVVRPADLAAEADMWRDEPGVTLMLDAPEPGGGVPLDWAALRDVFPRGAWLAGGLGSANVAAAMQALNPAGVDAVSRLEASPGVKDPALVQEFVRAARPS